In a single window of the Syntrophaceae bacterium genome:
- the modA gene encoding molybdate ABC transporter substrate-binding protein has translation MIPSTPLKSRLLFALFTLFALLGMISAPSPLYSAEPLRAAVAANFQNPFREIAESFTRETGIPVEGVFSSSGSLYHQITNGAPYDLFLSADETRPADLYKKQLAGKPFVYARGSIVLWTEGKKFCGAANWREVMKRKDVQKVAIANPVVAPYGAAAEAALRSTGLWNSPDKKWVIGQSIAQVFQYTASGGADVGFCALSSVRASKTDGCHYDIAEAPPILQGACLLNRSTNRAGTDRLLRYLQSPAAEAIKKKFGYR, from the coding sequence ATGATTCCGTCCACCCCGCTGAAATCCCGCCTGCTGTTTGCCCTGTTCACCCTCTTTGCCCTGCTGGGCATGATCTCGGCGCCATCACCGCTTTACTCCGCGGAGCCCCTGCGCGCGGCCGTGGCGGCGAATTTTCAGAATCCCTTCCGGGAGATTGCCGAGTCCTTCACCCGCGAAACGGGCATCCCCGTGGAAGGCGTTTTCTCCTCCTCGGGAAGCCTCTATCACCAGATCACGAACGGCGCCCCGTATGACCTCTTTCTATCCGCCGACGAGACACGGCCTGCCGACCTGTACAAAAAGCAACTCGCCGGGAAGCCTTTTGTGTATGCCAGGGGCAGCATCGTCCTGTGGACTGAAGGAAAGAAATTCTGCGGCGCCGCGAACTGGCGCGAGGTCATGAAGAGAAAGGATGTTCAGAAGGTCGCCATCGCGAACCCCGTAGTGGCGCCCTACGGAGCCGCAGCGGAAGCGGCCCTGCGCAGCACCGGTCTCTGGAACAGTCCGGACAAGAAATGGGTCATCGGACAATCGATCGCCCAGGTCTTCCAGTACACCGCCTCGGGTGGGGCGGATGTCGGCTTCTGCGCCCTTTCCTCCGTGCGGGCATCCAAGACCGACGGCTGTCATTACGACATCGCCGAGGCGCCGCCGATCCTGCAGGGGGCCTGCCTCCTGAACCGCTCGACGAACCGCGCCGGAACAGACCGGTTGCTCCGATACCTCCAGTCACCGGCAGCAGAAGCGATAAAGAAAAAATTCGGATACCGGTAG